A genomic segment from Acidobacteriota bacterium encodes:
- a CDS encoding NCS2 family permease yields the protein MLDRFFRLSSSGTTVRTELLAGVTTFLTMAYIIFVQPAVLSAAGMDAGAVLTATCLSSAAATLIMAFAANYPIAVAPAMGHNFFFAFTVVLSRGVPWRVALGAVAIAGMIFVATAGFGLRERVIRAVPEPLTHAIGVGIGLLIALIGLEWGGIVVDSPATLVSLGTFTSRPVLLAVGTLVLMGVLMARRVSGAMPIAMTISTLVAWVLGLATFDGVVSAPPSLAPTFLQLDIAGALHPALFDAVIVFFFLALFDSIGTLIGLAGRIGLIEDGRLPRARPALLADAIGTVMGACLGTSTLTAYVESSAGVAAGGRTGLTSVATALLFLVALFFFPLIKVIGGGYTTPTGSTLHPNLAPALILVGAMMMQGVGRIRWDDFTDAVPAFLAIVVMPLSFSITDGLAFGFIAHVVLKTAVGRRRDVHWLTYVIAALFVCRYAWL from the coding sequence ATGCTCGACCGGTTCTTCCGCCTGTCGTCGTCGGGGACCACGGTCAGGACGGAGTTGCTCGCGGGAGTGACGACGTTCTTGACGATGGCGTACATCATCTTCGTCCAGCCGGCAGTGCTGTCTGCTGCCGGGATGGATGCTGGCGCCGTCCTCACGGCCACCTGTCTCTCATCCGCAGCGGCAACGTTGATCATGGCGTTCGCGGCGAACTACCCGATCGCCGTCGCGCCGGCAATGGGGCACAACTTCTTCTTTGCCTTCACGGTCGTGCTGTCGCGCGGCGTGCCCTGGCGCGTGGCGCTCGGCGCCGTGGCGATTGCGGGAATGATCTTCGTCGCGACGGCGGGGTTCGGTTTGCGCGAGCGCGTCATCCGTGCCGTTCCCGAGCCGCTCACTCACGCGATCGGCGTCGGAATCGGCCTGCTCATCGCGCTGATCGGGCTCGAATGGGGCGGCATCGTCGTCGATTCGCCGGCGACGCTCGTGTCGCTCGGGACCTTCACGTCGAGACCGGTGCTCCTGGCCGTCGGTACGCTCGTGTTGATGGGGGTGCTGATGGCGCGGCGCGTCAGTGGGGCCATGCCGATCGCGATGACGATCTCCACGCTCGTCGCCTGGGTGCTCGGTCTCGCGACGTTCGACGGCGTCGTGTCCGCCCCGCCATCGCTCGCGCCGACGTTCCTGCAGCTCGACATCGCGGGCGCCCTGCACCCGGCGCTCTTCGACGCCGTCATCGTGTTCTTCTTTCTCGCGTTGTTCGACTCGATCGGCACGCTGATCGGCCTGGCCGGCCGGATCGGGCTGATCGAGGACGGCAGGCTGCCGCGCGCCCGTCCCGCGCTGCTGGCCGATGCGATCGGCACCGTGATGGGCGCCTGCCTCGGAACCTCGACGCTCACCGCGTACGTCGAAAGCTCCGCCGGTGTGGCGGCGGGAGGACGGACCGGGCTGACCAGCGTGGCGACCGCTCTGCTGTTCCTCGTGGCGCTCTTCTTCTTTCCGCTGATCAAAGTGATCGGCGGCGGATACACGACGCCGACCGGCTCGACGCTCCACCCGAACCTCGCGCCGGCGCTGATCCTCGTCGGCGCGATGATGATGCAGGGCGTCGGCAGGATCCGCTGGGACGATTTCACCGATGCCGTCCCGGCGTTCCTGGCGATCGTCGTGATGCCGCTGTCGTTCAGCATCACGGACGGGCTCGCCTTCGGTTTCATCGCGCACGTCGTGCTCAAGACGGCCGTGGGCCGGCGCCGCGACGTGCACTGGCTGACGTACGTCATCGCTGCGCTGTTCGTGTGCCGGTACGCGTGGCTGTAG
- a CDS encoding AMP-binding protein, translating into MHLWDLFDLSLVGAEEAVGLEFESADHHVSAWTFGELRRRALRMAQALKARGVRPGDRVAAYLPNGIEFIDVFLGTLRCGAVFTPINVLYRERELSHIVADADPALTVAGPGALDMFSGMTDVVPVDRLAAEAEAAAVESAPIALDGDAPAIIIYTSGTTGRSKGAVLSHNNVLTNAANIVTAWRVTSADRYLAVLPLFHVHGLANGVCSWLASGCRMRLVERFDRHHAAGLFEAFRPTLFFGVPTVFIRLLALDAEVARRIGQHMRLFVSGSAPLPPQVFADFRERFGHAILERYGMSETLMLVSNPYAGERRPGTVGSALPGVSIRIVGEDGRDVAVGQPGQILVRGSNVFQGYWRNDAATSAAFDGSWFRTGDIGEKSADGYITLRGRATELIISGGFNVYPREIEDVLLEAPGIRDAAVLGRPDPVRGEVPVAYVVTDDLFEEEAARAHCSRVLASFKVPRTFVRVDGLPRNALGKIQKHLLPSDGREAEKHVASRPGDTV; encoded by the coding sequence GTGCACCTGTGGGATCTGTTCGATCTGTCGCTCGTCGGCGCCGAAGAGGCGGTCGGGCTCGAGTTCGAGAGTGCCGACCATCACGTGTCGGCGTGGACCTTCGGAGAGCTCCGGCGGCGGGCGCTCCGCATGGCGCAGGCGCTGAAGGCCCGCGGCGTTCGACCGGGCGATCGCGTCGCCGCGTACCTGCCGAACGGTATCGAGTTCATCGACGTGTTCCTCGGCACGCTCCGGTGCGGGGCCGTGTTCACGCCGATCAACGTGCTCTATCGGGAACGCGAGCTGTCGCACATCGTCGCCGATGCCGACCCTGCGCTGACCGTTGCGGGGCCGGGCGCGCTCGACATGTTCAGCGGGATGACCGACGTGGTGCCGGTCGATCGCCTGGCGGCGGAGGCCGAAGCGGCCGCAGTGGAGTCCGCGCCGATCGCGCTCGACGGCGACGCGCCGGCGATCATCATCTACACGTCCGGCACGACCGGTCGATCCAAGGGCGCCGTGCTCAGCCACAACAACGTGCTGACCAATGCGGCGAACATCGTCACCGCCTGGCGCGTCACGTCAGCCGATCGCTATCTGGCCGTGCTTCCGCTGTTCCACGTGCACGGGCTCGCCAACGGCGTCTGCAGTTGGCTGGCGAGCGGCTGCCGGATGCGCCTGGTCGAGCGCTTCGACCGTCATCACGCCGCCGGCCTCTTCGAGGCCTTCAGGCCGACGCTCTTCTTCGGAGTGCCGACCGTGTTCATCCGGCTACTGGCGCTCGATGCGGAGGTCGCCCGTCGGATCGGTCAGCACATGCGCCTCTTCGTCTCGGGATCGGCGCCGCTTCCGCCGCAAGTCTTCGCCGATTTTCGTGAGCGGTTCGGGCACGCCATTCTCGAACGTTACGGGATGAGCGAAACGCTGATGCTCGTGTCGAACCCGTACGCCGGCGAGCGAAGGCCAGGGACGGTCGGCTCGGCGTTACCGGGCGTCTCGATCCGCATCGTGGGTGAGGACGGCCGCGACGTCGCTGTCGGTCAGCCGGGTCAGATCCTCGTGCGCGGCTCCAACGTGTTCCAGGGATACTGGCGGAACGACGCCGCGACCTCGGCGGCCTTCGACGGCTCGTGGTTCAGGACCGGCGATATCGGCGAGAAGTCCGCCGACGGCTACATCACGCTGCGCGGGCGCGCGACCGAGCTCATCATTTCCGGTGGCTTCAACGTGTATCCTCGCGAGATCGAGGACGTGCTGCTCGAGGCTCCTGGGATCCGGGATGCGGCAGTGCTCGGCCGGCCCGATCCGGTTCGCGGGGAGGTGCCGGTCGCCTACGTCGTGACCGACGATCTGTTCGAGGAGGAGGCTGCCAGGGCACACTGCTCCCGCGTCCTCGCTTCCTTCAAGGTGCCACGGACGTTCGTCAGGGTCGACGGCCTGCCGCGCAACGCGCTCGGAAAGATCCAGAAGCACCTTCTGCCGAGCGACGGACGAGAGGCTGAGAAGCACGTGGCTTCGCGACCCGGTGATACCGTCTAG
- a CDS encoding sensor domain-containing diguanylate cyclase: MRHAPSAREMWRDYVEALRGRFTREQTLLVSTAIAYIVTGEVGLRLAYGYPTASLVWPPSGIALGAMLLAGYRIWPVVFASATALYAYEIGVAAAVTGRAAGDTLQALLAAYLVNRYAGGRHALQTPRNSLRFAGVVMLANTTIGAMINTLVLVMTGLVPWAEYGVLWSTLALGSLVGMLLVTPQVLLWGKLSLARVQVAQLAEAAAATFAIGAVAALVFFPVPLELRGFPIELLCLPLLLWVAFRLGRRAAAAALVVIAVFAIYGTLNGNGPFVRSTPFVSLAVVQLFVGVNAVIALSLAALASEYEVAERQLRELVVTDPLTGLPNYRRLVEVMTDEIAKADEQKRELAVVFFDMDGLKEINDGFGHLVGSRAVCRVAETLKAGCRISDTAARYGGDEFVAVLPDTDERGAWAVVQRIMDRLREDRDQPAISVSAGVAVYPRDGRTPTTLLSAADRKLYAAKADRPASRVKVVGIRDRTPAASMPFSR, from the coding sequence ATGAGACATGCACCCTCGGCCCGCGAGATGTGGCGCGATTACGTCGAGGCGCTTCGCGGGCGGTTCACCCGAGAGCAGACCCTGCTGGTCTCCACCGCCATCGCATACATCGTCACGGGCGAGGTCGGCTTGAGGCTGGCGTACGGCTATCCGACGGCGAGCCTGGTCTGGCCGCCGTCGGGCATCGCGCTCGGCGCGATGCTGCTCGCCGGCTACCGCATCTGGCCGGTCGTGTTCGCCTCCGCGACGGCGTTGTACGCGTACGAGATCGGCGTGGCCGCCGCGGTGACGGGCCGGGCGGCGGGAGACACGCTGCAGGCGCTGCTCGCGGCGTACCTGGTCAATCGCTACGCGGGCGGGCGGCACGCCCTGCAGACGCCTCGCAACAGCCTGCGGTTCGCCGGCGTCGTGATGCTCGCGAACACCACGATCGGCGCCATGATCAACACGCTCGTGCTGGTCATGACGGGCCTCGTTCCGTGGGCGGAGTACGGCGTGCTCTGGAGCACGCTCGCGCTGGGCAGCCTCGTGGGCATGCTGCTCGTCACCCCGCAAGTCCTGCTCTGGGGGAAGCTCTCGCTCGCGCGCGTGCAGGTCGCGCAACTGGCGGAAGCGGCGGCAGCGACGTTCGCGATCGGGGCCGTGGCGGCGCTCGTGTTCTTTCCGGTGCCGCTCGAGCTCCGCGGATTCCCGATCGAGTTGCTGTGCCTGCCGTTGCTGCTGTGGGTCGCGTTCCGCCTCGGGCGACGCGCCGCCGCCGCGGCGCTGGTCGTCATCGCCGTGTTCGCGATCTACGGCACGCTGAACGGCAACGGCCCGTTCGTCCGATCCACGCCGTTCGTCTCGCTGGCGGTGGTGCAACTGTTCGTCGGCGTCAACGCCGTCATCGCGCTGTCGCTCGCCGCGCTGGCCTCCGAGTACGAGGTCGCCGAGCGTCAGCTCCGTGAGCTCGTCGTGACCGATCCGCTGACCGGCTTGCCGAACTACCGCCGGCTCGTGGAAGTCATGACCGACGAGATCGCCAAGGCGGATGAACAGAAGCGCGAGCTCGCGGTGGTGTTCTTCGACATGGACGGGCTCAAGGAGATCAACGACGGGTTCGGCCATCTCGTCGGGAGCCGAGCGGTCTGCCGCGTGGCCGAGACGCTGAAGGCCGGATGTCGCATCAGCGATACCGCCGCCAGGTACGGCGGAGACGAGTTCGTCGCCGTGCTGCCGGACACCGACGAGCGAGGCGCCTGGGCGGTCGTTCAGCGCATCATGGATCGGCTGCGCGAGGATCGGGATCAGCCCGCGATCTCGGTGAGCGCCGGGGTGGCCGTGTACCCGCGCGACGGCCGGACGCCGACGACGCTGCTCAGCGCCGCGGATCGCAAGCTGTACGCAGCGAAGGCCGATAGGCCAGCCAGCCGTGTGAAGGTCGTCGGCATCCGCGACAGGACGCCTGCTGCTTCGATGCCGTTCAGCCGCTAA
- a CDS encoding DUF853 domain-containing protein — MSTPLPLARTHDGRDLALLAGLANRHGLITGATGTGKTVTLQVLAERFSSIGVPTFMADVKGDLAGLAAAGTLSPKLEQRLASLKIDAPQWAASPVTFWDVFAEAGHPARTTISDMGPLVLGRLLNLNETQHGVLALVFRIADDNGLLLLDVKDLRAMLQFVGDNAKRFTTEYGNVSAASIGAIQRSLLALEQQGADRLFGEPMLDIDDLLQTVDGRGIVNILAAERLMTAPKVYASFLLWLLSELFERLPEVGDPDKPRVVFFFDEAHLLFDDAPAAFVEKIEQVVRLIRSKGVGVYFVTQNPLDVPDAVLAQLGNRVQHALRAFTPRDQKAVRTAASTLRPNPSLDAERVITELAVGEALVSLLDEKGTPSVVERAWILPPGSRIGPLSADERKAVLRSSVVRGHYEQTVDRESAFEKLKTAAATAPADVPSGAPPPATAGAGSQGGSLTDLIFGKTGPRGGRHEGILESAARSAARSMGSGLGRQLLRGVLGSLLGSRR, encoded by the coding sequence ATGTCGACTCCGCTCCCCCTGGCCCGTACGCACGACGGCCGTGACCTCGCGCTGCTCGCGGGGCTCGCGAACCGGCACGGTCTCATCACCGGCGCGACCGGCACCGGCAAGACGGTGACGCTCCAGGTGCTCGCCGAGCGCTTTTCGTCGATCGGCGTGCCGACGTTCATGGCCGACGTCAAAGGCGATCTCGCCGGCCTCGCCGCCGCCGGCACGTTGTCTCCCAAGCTGGAACAGCGGCTCGCGAGCCTGAAGATCGACGCGCCACAGTGGGCGGCGAGTCCGGTGACCTTCTGGGACGTGTTCGCCGAAGCGGGCCACCCGGCGCGCACCACGATCTCCGACATGGGGCCGCTCGTGCTCGGCCGGCTCTTGAACCTGAACGAGACGCAGCACGGCGTGCTGGCGCTCGTGTTCAGGATTGCCGACGACAACGGCCTGCTGCTGCTCGACGTGAAGGATCTTCGCGCGATGCTCCAGTTCGTGGGCGACAATGCGAAGCGGTTCACCACGGAGTACGGCAACGTCTCGGCGGCGTCGATCGGCGCCATCCAGCGGTCGCTGCTCGCCCTCGAACAGCAGGGCGCCGACCGGCTGTTCGGCGAGCCCATGCTCGACATCGACGACCTGCTGCAGACGGTCGACGGCCGGGGCATCGTCAACATCCTGGCCGCCGAGCGGTTGATGACGGCGCCGAAGGTGTACGCGAGCTTCCTGTTGTGGCTGCTCTCGGAGCTGTTCGAGCGCCTTCCCGAAGTTGGCGATCCCGACAAGCCGCGCGTCGTGTTCTTCTTCGACGAGGCGCACCTGCTCTTCGACGACGCCCCGGCCGCGTTCGTGGAGAAGATCGAGCAGGTCGTCCGGCTGATCCGGTCCAAAGGGGTTGGCGTGTACTTCGTGACGCAGAATCCGCTGGACGTGCCCGACGCGGTCCTGGCGCAGCTCGGCAACCGCGTGCAGCACGCGCTGCGCGCCTTCACGCCGCGCGATCAGAAAGCGGTACGGACCGCGGCCAGCACGCTGCGTCCGAACCCGTCGCTCGACGCCGAGCGCGTCATCACCGAGCTCGCCGTCGGCGAAGCGCTGGTGTCCCTCCTGGACGAGAAGGGCACGCCGTCGGTGGTCGAACGCGCCTGGATTCTGCCGCCGGGTTCGCGGATCGGACCACTCAGTGCGGACGAGCGCAAAGCCGTGCTCCGGAGCTCGGTCGTGCGCGGTCACTACGAGCAGACCGTCGATCGCGAGTCGGCGTTCGAGAAGCTGAAGACCGCAGCGGCGACCGCTCCGGCGGACGTGCCGTCCGGCGCACCGCCGCCGGCAACCGCTGGCGCGGGATCCCAGGGGGGCAGCCTCACGGATCTCATCTTCGGGAAGACGGGACCGCGCGGCGGACGCCACGAAGGGATCCTCGAATCGGCGGCCAGGAGCGCGGCGCGCAGCATGGGCTCCGGCCTCGGCCGCCAATTGCTGCGCGGCGTGCTCGGCTCGCTGCTCGGCAGCCGCCGTTGA
- a CDS encoding dipeptidase — MLQVIDHIQANRDRYVSELKTYLAIPSVSALPQHQADVRRCAEWTAGEMRRIGLENVRLIETGGNPIVYGDWLHAAGAPTMLFYGHYDVQPVDPLSEWQSPPFDATVRDGEIYARGAADDKGQVFMHLKALEAHLAIARRLPLNVKLIIEGEEEVGSTHLDDVIRGERAALAADAVVISDSAMFDRGVPSICYALRGLVYFQLDVRGTATDLHSGVFGGAVANPAMVLAQVLAQMRDRSGRVKIPGFYDDVRPLQDEERAAWRALPFNERKYRKDLGAPKLFGESGYSVLERVWARPTFEVNGLLSGFTGDGAKTVIPAVAMAKVSMRLVPDQDPDVIASRFEAYVRKLTPKTVELTVTRMHGGRPWIASYDNAFVRAAARAIEQGFGTAPVFCREGGSIPVVSTFQQELGAPVVLFGVGLPDENAHAPNEHLDLSNFHNGIIAAAVLYDEIARLHTVA, encoded by the coding sequence ATGCTGCAGGTCATCGATCACATCCAGGCCAATCGCGATCGCTACGTCTCGGAACTGAAGACTTACCTGGCGATTCCGTCGGTGAGCGCGCTCCCGCAGCATCAGGCGGACGTGCGGCGCTGCGCGGAGTGGACCGCCGGCGAGATGCGCCGGATCGGTCTCGAGAACGTCCGGCTGATCGAGACCGGCGGCAACCCGATCGTCTACGGCGACTGGCTCCACGCCGCCGGCGCACCGACGATGCTGTTCTACGGACACTACGACGTTCAGCCGGTCGATCCGCTGAGCGAATGGCAGAGCCCGCCGTTCGACGCCACGGTGCGCGATGGCGAGATCTACGCCCGCGGCGCGGCCGACGACAAGGGCCAGGTGTTCATGCACCTGAAGGCCCTCGAAGCGCATCTCGCGATCGCCCGCCGCCTGCCGCTGAACGTCAAGCTCATCATCGAAGGCGAGGAAGAGGTGGGCTCCACCCATCTCGACGACGTCATCCGCGGAGAGAGAGCCGCGCTGGCGGCCGACGCGGTCGTCATCTCGGATTCGGCGATGTTCGATCGTGGCGTGCCGTCGATCTGCTACGCCCTGCGTGGGCTCGTGTACTTCCAGCTCGACGTGCGTGGTACCGCGACGGATCTACACTCCGGCGTGTTCGGCGGCGCCGTTGCGAACCCGGCGATGGTCCTCGCCCAGGTCCTCGCGCAGATGCGCGATCGCAGCGGCCGCGTGAAGATTCCCGGCTTCTACGACGACGTGCGCCCGCTGCAGGACGAGGAACGGGCCGCATGGCGTGCGCTGCCCTTCAACGAGCGGAAGTACCGGAAGGATCTTGGCGCCCCGAAGCTCTTCGGTGAATCGGGCTACAGCGTCCTCGAGCGCGTCTGGGCGCGGCCCACGTTCGAAGTCAACGGCTTGCTGAGCGGGTTCACGGGCGACGGCGCGAAGACCGTCATCCCGGCCGTGGCGATGGCGAAGGTCAGCATGCGTCTCGTGCCCGATCAGGATCCGGACGTCATCGCGTCGCGCTTCGAGGCGTACGTCAGGAAGCTCACGCCGAAGACCGTGGAGCTGACCGTCACCCGCATGCACGGCGGCCGGCCGTGGATCGCGTCGTACGACAATGCCTTCGTGCGCGCGGCCGCGCGTGCCATCGAGCAGGGCTTTGGCACCGCGCCGGTGTTCTGCCGCGAAGGCGGATCGATTCCGGTCGTGTCGACCTTCCAGCAGGAATTGGGTGCGCCGGTCGTGCTGTTCGGTGTCGGCCTGCCCGATGAGAATGCGCACGCGCCCAACGAGCATCTGGACCTTTCAAATTTCCACAACGGCATCATCGCCGCGGCTGTCCTGTACGACGAGATCGCGCGATTGCACACCGTCGCCTGA
- a CDS encoding serine/threonine protein kinase, giving the protein MVGQNIGKYRVLDRIGRGGMGTVYRAVDETLHRDVAIKVLNAELNDPEIAKRFRAEAITVARLSHPGIATIYELFQHEGQWLMVMEFVRGETLERLVERSGPLAPERAAELCMQALAALAHAHSMGVVHRDLKPANMMVTEAGAIKVMDFGIARVAGTEHLTSAGFMMGTPAYMAPEQVMGKEIDARADLYAIGVVFYRLTAGKLPFKGDTPFAMAQSQVNDLPAPIGEIRSDLPAWVEQVLARALAKNADERFQSAVEFHEAFARCLDGLPMPPPYSSSAPTEMLRTPSRAMPTGNIVRSTASSLPPLTGRTPDPTPLVGAAQAPAELEPTVLASKPAAASAPTFAAPAMQTPATGMTPPEASRAVPVPSPVMGGTSQVSTPEAQAPPILPSKPPVAAAPPATARKPPVLAIAGAAILVVGVIGWFVMRSPSSDAPPPAPPLAAENVTPPPAVAPPPPPATSPEAPPTAPPASEASSSTTPAAPAVPQPSASSSSPTASTTALPKPAARASRGAPPAGRAATAVVPEEALSIPDVKLFVVTDRNKTNDQDVTLNFADGTLAAVAKRGGAVLASIPYSAVVRATYVKARDPKWDTTVPGPPTNIDVGGMLRTAKHWIVLQGVDRYLVLRFEDSNWRRAFDTIRTRTGLTIDLPASNDKS; this is encoded by the coding sequence ATGGTAGGGCAGAACATCGGCAAGTACCGCGTGTTGGACCGCATCGGCCGCGGTGGGATGGGCACCGTGTACCGCGCCGTCGACGAGACGCTGCACCGTGACGTCGCCATCAAAGTCCTGAACGCGGAGCTCAACGATCCGGAGATCGCGAAGCGGTTCCGCGCCGAAGCGATTACGGTCGCGCGCCTCAGCCATCCGGGCATCGCGACGATCTACGAATTGTTCCAGCACGAAGGCCAGTGGCTCATGGTCATGGAGTTCGTGCGCGGCGAGACGCTCGAGCGTCTCGTCGAACGCTCGGGGCCGCTCGCCCCTGAGCGCGCCGCCGAGCTCTGCATGCAGGCGCTCGCGGCGCTTGCGCACGCCCACAGCATGGGCGTCGTCCATCGCGACCTGAAGCCGGCCAACATGATGGTCACCGAGGCTGGCGCCATCAAGGTGATGGACTTCGGCATCGCGCGCGTCGCCGGAACCGAGCACCTCACGAGCGCGGGGTTCATGATGGGCACGCCGGCCTACATGGCGCCCGAGCAGGTGATGGGCAAGGAGATCGACGCTCGCGCGGATCTCTATGCGATCGGCGTCGTCTTCTATCGGCTGACCGCTGGCAAGCTGCCGTTCAAGGGCGATACGCCGTTCGCCATGGCGCAATCGCAGGTGAACGACCTGCCCGCGCCGATCGGCGAGATCCGGAGCGACCTGCCGGCATGGGTCGAACAGGTTCTCGCCCGCGCCCTTGCCAAGAACGCGGACGAGCGATTCCAGTCGGCCGTCGAATTCCATGAGGCGTTCGCCAGGTGTCTCGACGGGCTGCCAATGCCGCCGCCGTACAGCTCGTCGGCGCCCACCGAGATGCTTCGCACGCCGTCGCGGGCCATGCCCACCGGCAACATCGTCCGGTCGACGGCGTCGTCGTTGCCGCCGCTGACCGGCCGGACGCCCGATCCGACGCCCCTCGTGGGCGCGGCGCAGGCGCCTGCTGAGCTCGAGCCCACGGTGCTCGCTTCGAAACCCGCCGCTGCGAGTGCCCCGACATTCGCGGCGCCGGCAATGCAGACGCCCGCCACGGGCATGACGCCGCCAGAAGCCTCGCGCGCCGTCCCGGTCCCGTCGCCGGTGATGGGCGGCACCTCCCAGGTCAGCACTCCGGAGGCACAGGCCCCACCGATCCTGCCGTCGAAGCCACCTGTCGCGGCCGCGCCTCCGGCGACGGCCCGAAAGCCGCCGGTGCTCGCGATCGCAGGCGCGGCGATCTTGGTTGTCGGCGTCATCGGCTGGTTCGTGATGCGAAGTCCGTCATCGGACGCGCCGCCGCCTGCCCCGCCCCTGGCCGCGGAGAACGTGACACCGCCGCCTGCTGTCGCGCCTCCGCCGCCGCCAGCGACGAGCCCCGAGGCGCCGCCGACAGCGCCGCCGGCGTCCGAGGCATCCAGTTCGACTACGCCGGCTGCCCCCGCCGTGCCGCAGCCGTCAGCGTCGTCCTCATCGCCAACGGCCTCGACCACCGCGCTTCCGAAGCCGGCGGCGAGGGCATCGCGCGGCGCTCCGCCCGCCGGACGTGCGGCAACGGCCGTCGTTCCGGAAGAGGCGCTCAGCATTCCTGACGTCAAGCTGTTCGTGGTCACCGACCGGAACAAGACCAACGATCAGGATGTCACTTTGAACTTCGCGGATGGCACGCTCGCGGCCGTGGCGAAGCGCGGCGGGGCGGTGCTCGCATCGATCCCCTACTCCGCCGTCGTTCGCGCGACCTACGTCAAGGCGCGGGATCCCAAGTGGGACACGACCGTGCCCGGCCCGCCAACGAACATCGACGTCGGCGGCATGCTGCGGACGGCCAAACACTGGATCGTCCTGCAAGGCGTCGATCGCTACCTGGTCCTCCGTTTCGAGGATTCGAACTGGCGCCGCGCGTTCGACACCATCCGCACCCGAACGGGGCTGACGATCGACCTGCCGGCCAGCAACGACAAGTCCTGA
- a CDS encoding FHA domain-containing protein produces MLRLRYEEQGVQKHYTLKPGVTTVGRLPTSDLVLYDTSVSRQHASLRVDGAAECFVKDAGSRFGTFLNGEMVREEARVAPGDSIKLGEVTLALEQHVAEQDLLSENHEISEGPGTILRPIAALQPTSGDNHLIRLLSDVNRTLLSSQSLADVLNKVVDLAFTAVPAERAFLLLRESAEEALTARVLRHRDGSVPANPTLSRMVVRRVMRERVAILAIDATTDPGLATDSILRFNIRSFMCAPLWSREEVIGVLYVDSSRTAQFTSKDLDAFTALANAAAVAIEHARLSSQLLEETKRRERLQRYHSPAVVSRIIHGAEESGPIAQERDVTVMFCDLVGFTTMCEKIPPAQAAATLNAFLTRMTDVVFEHEGTLDKFLGDALLAIFGAPFDQPEHPWKAVQAALAMRRALADMNRQEGPKLNMRIAINSGVAITGDIGSPKRREFTVLGDVVNTAARIESEVAGPGEIVISGSTYARVRDRVMVRSLGARVLRGRETALDLYAVER; encoded by the coding sequence ATGCTTCGACTCCGCTACGAAGAACAGGGCGTGCAAAAGCACTACACCTTGAAGCCGGGCGTCACGACCGTCGGGCGCCTGCCCACCTCGGACCTCGTGCTCTACGACACCAGCGTCTCGCGCCAGCACGCGTCGCTGCGCGTCGACGGGGCGGCGGAGTGCTTCGTCAAGGATGCCGGCAGCCGGTTTGGCACCTTCCTCAACGGCGAGATGGTCCGTGAGGAAGCGCGCGTTGCGCCCGGCGATTCGATCAAGCTCGGCGAAGTCACGCTCGCGCTGGAGCAGCACGTCGCCGAGCAGGATCTGCTCAGCGAGAACCACGAGATCTCCGAGGGGCCCGGGACGATTCTCCGGCCCATCGCGGCGCTCCAGCCGACGAGCGGCGACAACCATCTGATCCGGCTCCTCTCGGACGTCAACCGCACCCTGCTGTCGTCGCAATCGCTCGCCGACGTGTTGAACAAAGTGGTGGATTTGGCGTTCACCGCCGTGCCGGCGGAACGGGCGTTCCTGCTCCTGCGCGAGTCGGCGGAAGAGGCGCTGACCGCACGCGTGCTGCGCCACCGGGACGGCTCCGTGCCGGCCAATCCGACGCTCAGCCGGATGGTCGTCCGCCGCGTGATGCGCGAGCGCGTCGCGATCCTGGCGATCGACGCCACGACGGATCCCGGACTGGCGACCGACAGCATCCTGCGCTTCAACATCCGCTCGTTCATGTGTGCGCCGCTCTGGAGCCGCGAGGAGGTCATCGGCGTGCTGTACGTCGACAGCTCCCGGACCGCGCAGTTCACGTCCAAGGATCTCGACGCGTTCACGGCGCTCGCCAACGCGGCAGCCGTCGCCATCGAGCATGCGCGCCTCTCGTCCCAGCTCCTCGAAGAGACGAAGCGACGCGAGCGGCTGCAGCGCTATCACTCGCCTGCCGTGGTCAGCCGCATCATCCATGGCGCCGAGGAGTCCGGGCCCATCGCGCAGGAACGCGACGTGACCGTCATGTTCTGCGACCTCGTCGGATTCACGACGATGTGCGAGAAGATTCCGCCGGCGCAGGCGGCGGCGACGTTGAACGCGTTTCTCACGCGGATGACCGATGTCGTCTTCGAGCACGAGGGGACGCTCGACAAGTTCCTCGGCGACGCGCTGCTGGCCATCTTCGGCGCGCCGTTCGACCAGCCGGAGCATCCGTGGAAGGCGGTCCAGGCGGCGCTCGCCATGCGCCGCGCGCTGGCCGACATGAACCGGCAGGAAGGCCCCAAGCTGAACATGCGGATCGCCATCAATTCGGGCGTGGCGATCACGGGCGATATCGGGTCGCCGAAACGGCGCGAGTTCACCGTGCTCGGGGACGTGGTCAACACCGCGGCGCGTATCGAGAGCGAAGTGGCCGGGCCCGGCGAGATCGTGATCTCCGGGTCGACCTATGCGCGCGTCCGCGATCGGGTGATGGTGCGATCGCTCGGAGCGCGCGTCCTCCGCGGCCGCGAGACGGCGCTGGATCTGTACGCGGTGGAGCGCTGA